A stretch of the Glycine soja cultivar W05 chromosome 13, ASM419377v2, whole genome shotgun sequence genome encodes the following:
- the LOC114381888 gene encoding leucine-rich repeat receptor-like serine/threonine-protein kinase BAM2: MSTPYYTLVLLLLLLLIVLISPSSSSLHPTDLNALLSIKNTLTEVSPTKPFFSTWNLTAPDPCSSFSGVTCFLSRVSILSLGTPSLPLAGTLPAESISQLTELTQLILSPGIVTGPIPPQLARLTKLRVISLPSNRFTGTIPSFSSLIKLHTLDLSHNQLAGSLPPSLTELPQLKVLILASNTLTGTLPRTINSPLLHLDLKNNQFTGPLPIALPSSLRYLSFSQNLMWGPLTNGLEALSELVFLDLSMNHFSGPIPAQLFSFPALSNIFLQRNNLSGELGLGPRSGFGPKPGSIVDLSHNALGGELSTVLEGVESLFLNNNRFVGSVPEVYIKSVCRGSTRTLYLQHNYLTGIPIRDGTVVPDTASLCLSYNCMVPPPTVMMTCPASAGGVSARPEAQCSVFNHQRRLIGLE, translated from the coding sequence ATGTCCACTCCATATTACAcacttgttcttcttcttcttcttcttcttattgtaCTCATTTCCCCATCCTCCTCCTCTCTTCATCCAACGGACCTGAATGCCCTTCTCTCCATCAAGAACACCCTCACCGAAGTCTCACCCACGAAGCCCTTCTTCTCCACGTGGAACCTCACCGCACCGGATCCCTGCTCCTCCTTCTCCGGCGTCACCTGCTTCCTCTCCCGCGTCTCCATCCTCTCCCTCGGCACCCCCTCCCTTCCACTCGCCGGCACCCTCCCCGCCGAGTCAATCTCCCAACTCACAGAGTTGACTCAGCTCATCCTCTCCCCCGGAATCGTCACCGGCCCCATCCCTCCCCAACTCGCCCGACTCACCAAGCTCCGAGTCATCTCGCTCCCTTCCAACCGCTTCACGGGAACCATCCCTTCCTTTTCCTCTCTCATTAAGCTCCACACTCTCGACCTGAGTCACAACCAACTCGCCGGGTCACTCCCACCGAGTCTCACCGAGTTGCCCCAACTCAAAGTTCTCATCCTCGCCTCAAACACTCTCACAGGCACCTTGCCAAGAACCATCAATTCGCCGTTACTCCACCTAGACCTAAAAAACAACCAATTCACAGGACCGTTACCAATCGCGCTTCCGTCATCTCTCCGTTATCTGTCTTTTTCACAGAACCTCATGTGGGGCCCCCTCACCAACGGCCTAGAAGCACTCTCTGAGTTAGTCTTCCTTGACCTTAGTATGAATCATTTCAGCGGGCCCATCCCGGCCCAACTCTTCTCCTTCCCCGCACTCTCCAACATTTTCCTCCAACGGAACAATCTCTCTGGTGAGCTTGGGCTTGGACCCAGGTCTGGATTCGGGCCCAAGCCCGGATCGATAGTCGATCTGAGCCATAATGCTCTGGGCGGGGAGCTCTCCACGGTGCTCGAGGGAGTGGAGAGCCTGTTCTTGAACAACAACAGGTTCGTGGGGAGTGTGCCGGAGGTGTACATTAAGAGCGTGTGCCGCGGCAGCACCAGAACGCTGTACCTTCAGCACAACTACCTCACGGGGATTCCGATAAGGGACGGAACCGTGGTGCCCGATACGGCGTCGTTGTGCTTGTCGTACAACTGCATGGTGCCGCCGCCGACGGTGATGATGACGTGTCCGGCCAGCGCCGGCGGGGTGTCGGCGAGGCCGGAGGCTCAGTGCTCCGTGTTTAACCATCAACGGAGGTTAATTGGATTGGAGTGA